One genomic region from Paroceanicella profunda encodes:
- a CDS encoding VOC family protein — translation MTETVTREAGASDTLVGGLLETCLYAADLEAAEAFYGGVLGLSRVARVAGRHVFFRAGPSMFFVFNPAATREPTPGATLPVPTHGATGPGHVCFRCTALDAMRARLEACGHPAEADFRWPNGARSLYVRDPAGNSVEFAEPALWGC, via the coding sequence ATGACCGAAACCGTCACCCGGGAGGCCGGCGCCTCCGACACCCTGGTGGGCGGGCTGCTCGAAACCTGCCTCTACGCCGCGGATCTGGAGGCGGCGGAGGCCTTCTACGGCGGGGTGCTCGGCCTGTCGCGAGTGGCGCGCGTGGCGGGGCGGCACGTGTTCTTCCGCGCCGGGCCCTCGATGTTCTTCGTCTTCAACCCCGCCGCCACGCGGGAGCCGACCCCCGGCGCAACCCTTCCCGTGCCGACGCACGGCGCCACCGGCCCGGGCCATGTCTGCTTCCGCTGTACCGCGCTCGACGCCATGCGCGCCCGGCTGGAGGCCTGCGGCCACCCGGCGGAGGCGGATTTCCGCTGGCCCAACGGCGCGCGCTCGCTCTATGTGCGCGACCCGGCCGGAAACTCGGTGGAATTCGCCGAACCGGCGCTCTGGGGCTGCTGA
- a CDS encoding xanthine dehydrogenase family protein molybdopterin-binding subunit produces MTKFGVSQPVTRVEDTRFLTGKGRYVDDIAPANAAHLWVFRSPVGHATITALDVSEAAAADGVIAVMTAADLEGKCDNALDFSTVKNRDGSSGATPVYPLLATDRVRFVGQPVAVVIAETLEAARDAGELISFDYEELPAHVDTAVGGYPLHEDSPDNLCFDWGYGDEAEIDGIFASAPHTTKLDLIDNRVIANPVETRGAYAEWDGKRLHLALNGQGVWDTKAELASKLHMEPENIRVTNPDVGGGFGMKSYNYPEHFLLATAARELGRPVRWLAERGEGMMSDVGGRDHVTTAEAAFDADYKLIALRINCVANMGAYCSAFAQYIPSELALKVMPGVYDVQKAFFGVKGVFTNTTPIDAYRGAGRPEAIYVIERLMDWSARELGQDPVAFRRKSFIPKEAFPYRSVSGELYDVGDFNRVLDRAVTEADIAGFPARRAEAAARGQLRGLGLCFYIESILGAQNESTKIAFAEDGMVDLFVGTQSNGQGHETVFAQILHQRSGIPFEKIRFVQGDSDLIAHGGGTGGSRSVTMQGNSINATTDVMVNRFMPLAEEELEVSAADIHFEDGQFRVRGTDRTTDMMALSVRARKAGKLDLLVTDHENTVPGRSYPNGAHFVEVEVDPETGVTRVVKYTVVDDFGVLMNPMLVRGQVHGGVAQGIGQAITEQVVYDSDGQLLSASFMDYAMPRADDIPMIPFHTELVPSTANDIGMKGCGEAGTVGALAAVTNAALDAVYPVGVRRVDMPMTPVRMWNWLQAASASVAAE; encoded by the coding sequence ATGACCAAGTTCGGTGTCAGCCAGCCCGTCACCCGTGTCGAGGATACCCGGTTCCTCACCGGGAAGGGGAGATATGTGGACGATATCGCCCCCGCGAACGCCGCGCATCTGTGGGTGTTCCGCTCGCCGGTCGGGCACGCCACCATCACCGCGCTCGATGTCTCCGAGGCGGCCGCGGCGGACGGCGTGATCGCGGTGATGACCGCCGCCGATCTCGAGGGCAAATGCGACAACGCGCTGGACTTCTCCACGGTCAAGAACCGCGACGGCAGCTCCGGCGCCACCCCGGTCTACCCGCTGCTGGCCACCGACCGGGTGCGCTTCGTCGGCCAACCGGTCGCCGTGGTCATCGCCGAGACCCTGGAGGCCGCGCGTGACGCGGGCGAACTCATCTCCTTCGACTACGAGGAGCTTCCCGCTCATGTGGACACCGCCGTGGGCGGCTACCCGCTGCATGAGGACAGCCCGGACAACCTGTGCTTCGACTGGGGCTACGGCGACGAGGCGGAGATCGACGGCATCTTCGCCTCCGCCCCCCACACCACGAAGCTCGACCTGATCGACAACCGCGTCATCGCCAACCCGGTGGAAACCCGCGGCGCCTACGCGGAGTGGGACGGCAAGCGCCTGCACCTCGCCCTCAACGGCCAGGGCGTGTGGGACACGAAGGCCGAGCTCGCCTCCAAGCTGCACATGGAGCCGGAAAACATCCGCGTGACCAACCCTGACGTGGGCGGCGGCTTCGGCATGAAGAGCTACAACTACCCCGAGCATTTCCTGCTCGCCACCGCGGCGCGCGAGCTGGGCCGCCCGGTGCGCTGGCTGGCCGAGCGCGGCGAGGGCATGATGAGCGACGTGGGCGGGCGCGACCATGTCACTACCGCCGAGGCCGCCTTCGACGCCGATTACAAGCTCATCGCCCTGCGCATCAACTGCGTGGCGAACATGGGCGCCTATTGCTCGGCCTTCGCGCAGTACATCCCCTCGGAACTGGCGCTGAAGGTGATGCCGGGCGTCTATGACGTGCAGAAGGCCTTCTTCGGCGTGAAGGGCGTGTTCACCAATACCACCCCGATCGACGCCTATCGCGGCGCCGGCCGGCCGGAGGCGATCTACGTGATCGAGCGGCTGATGGACTGGTCGGCCCGCGAACTGGGGCAGGACCCGGTGGCCTTCCGCCGCAAGAGCTTCATCCCGAAGGAGGCCTTCCCCTACCGCTCGGTCTCCGGCGAACTTTACGACGTGGGCGATTTCAACCGCGTGCTCGACCGTGCGGTGACGGAGGCCGACATCGCCGGCTTCCCCGCCCGGCGGGCGGAGGCCGCGGCGCGCGGCCAGCTGCGCGGGCTCGGCCTGTGCTTCTACATCGAATCGATCCTCGGCGCGCAGAACGAGTCCACCAAGATCGCCTTCGCGGAAGACGGCATGGTGGACCTCTTCGTCGGCACCCAGTCCAACGGGCAGGGGCATGAGACGGTCTTCGCCCAGATCCTGCACCAGCGCTCGGGCATCCCCTTCGAGAAGATCCGCTTCGTGCAGGGCGACAGCGACCTGATCGCCCATGGCGGCGGCACCGGCGGCTCGCGCTCGGTGACCATGCAGGGCAACTCGATCAACGCCACCACCGACGTGATGGTGAACCGCTTCATGCCGCTGGCGGAGGAGGAGCTCGAGGTCTCCGCCGCCGACATCCATTTCGAGGACGGCCAGTTCCGCGTGCGCGGCACCGACCGGACGACGGACATGATGGCGCTCTCCGTCCGGGCCCGGAAGGCCGGCAAGCTGGACCTGCTGGTCACCGACCACGAGAACACCGTGCCCGGCCGCTCCTACCCCAACGGCGCGCATTTCGTGGAGGTGGAGGTCGACCCGGAAACCGGCGTCACCCGGGTGGTGAAATACACCGTGGTCGACGATTTCGGCGTGCTGATGAACCCGATGCTGGTGCGCGGCCAGGTGCATGGCGGCGTGGCGCAGGGCATCGGCCAGGCGATCACCGAGCAGGTGGTCTACGATTCCGACGGCCAGCTGCTCTCCGCCAGCTTCATGGATTACGCGATGCCGCGGGCGGACGACATCCCGATGATCCCCTTCCACACCGAGCTGGTGCCCTCCACGGCCAATGACATCGGCATGAAGGGCTGTGGCGAGGCCGGGACGGTCGGCGCGCTGGCCGCCGTCACCAATGCGGCACTCGATGCGGTCTACCCCGTGGGTGTGCGGCGGGTGGACATGCCGATGACCCCGGTGCGGATGTGGAACTGGCTGCAGGCGGCATCCGCCTCCGTCGCCGCCGAGTAA
- a CDS encoding cobyric acid synthase, whose product MAKALMIQGAGSNVGKSMLVAGLCRAALRRGLTVRPFKPQNMSNNAAVTADGGEIGRAQALQALACGCAPLTDMNPVLLKPETDLGAQVVVQGRRVATLRARDYAAMKPRLLAAVLESFTRLKAGADLVIVEGAGSPAEINLRAGDIANMGFAEASGTPVVLVGDIDRGGVIAQIVGTRVVLAEADAARISGVMVNKFRGDPSLFDEGMAEIVRRTGWPSFGLVPWFAQAHRLPAEDALDIGSTRGGPLKIAVPLLSRIANFDDLDPLKLEPSVSVEMVPPGRALPGDATAIILPGSKSTAGDLAFLRAQGWDVDIAAHLRRGGHVLGICGGYQMLGRVIRDPGGIEGPPGDMPGLGLLDVETVMHPKKRLAQVRGRHLASGAALTGYEIHIGDTQGPDLSRPWLEIGGRAEGAMSADGRVSGAYLHGIFASDAFRAAWIAGLGGQAGTLAYSAEIDATLDRLAAHLETHCDVAGLLALAR is encoded by the coding sequence ATGGCGAAGGCGCTGATGATCCAGGGGGCGGGGTCGAACGTGGGCAAGTCGATGCTGGTGGCCGGCCTGTGCCGGGCCGCCCTGCGCCGTGGCCTCACCGTGCGCCCGTTCAAGCCGCAGAACATGTCCAACAACGCGGCCGTCACCGCCGATGGCGGCGAGATCGGCCGGGCCCAGGCGCTGCAGGCGCTGGCCTGCGGCTGTGCGCCGCTCACCGACATGAACCCCGTGCTGCTGAAGCCGGAGACCGACCTGGGCGCCCAGGTGGTGGTGCAGGGCCGGCGCGTCGCCACCCTGCGCGCGCGCGACTATGCCGCGATGAAACCGCGCCTGCTGGCCGCGGTGCTGGAGAGTTTCACGCGGCTGAAGGCCGGGGCGGACCTGGTGATCGTGGAGGGCGCGGGCAGCCCGGCCGAGATCAACCTGCGCGCCGGCGACATCGCCAACATGGGCTTTGCCGAGGCGAGCGGCACCCCGGTGGTGCTGGTGGGCGACATCGACCGCGGGGGCGTGATCGCCCAGATCGTCGGCACGCGCGTGGTTCTGGCGGAGGCGGACGCGGCCCGGATATCCGGTGTGATGGTGAACAAGTTCCGCGGCGACCCGAGCCTGTTCGACGAGGGCATGGCCGAGATCGTGCGGCGCACCGGCTGGCCCTCCTTCGGGCTGGTTCCGTGGTTCGCGCAGGCGCATCGCCTGCCGGCGGAGGACGCGCTGGACATCGGCTCCACCCGGGGCGGGCCGCTGAAGATCGCCGTGCCGCTGCTGTCGCGCATCGCGAATTTCGACGATCTCGACCCGCTGAAGCTGGAACCCTCGGTGAGCGTGGAGATGGTGCCGCCGGGCCGGGCGCTGCCGGGCGACGCGACGGCGATCATCCTGCCCGGCTCCAAGAGCACGGCCGGCGATCTCGCCTTCCTGCGCGCGCAGGGCTGGGACGTGGACATCGCCGCGCACCTGCGCCGGGGCGGGCATGTGCTGGGCATCTGCGGCGGCTACCAGATGCTGGGCCGGGTGATCCGCGACCCCGGGGGAATCGAGGGGCCGCCGGGCGACATGCCGGGGCTGGGCCTGCTGGACGTGGAGACGGTGATGCACCCGAAGAAGCGGCTGGCGCAGGTTCGCGGCCGGCACCTGGCCAGCGGCGCCGCGCTCACCGGCTACGAGATCCATATCGGCGACACGCAGGGGCCGGACCTGTCGCGTCCCTGGCTGGAGATCGGGGGCCGCGCGGAGGGGGCGATGTCTGCCGACGGGCGCGTCTCCGGCGCCTACCTGCACGGCATCTTCGCCTCCGACGCCTTCCGCGCCGCCTGGATTGCCGGCCTGGGCGGGCAGGCCGGAACGCTGGCGTATTCCGCCGAGATCGACGCGACCCTGGACCGGCTGGCCGCCCATCTGGAAACCCATTGCGACGTGGCGGGCCTGCTGGCGCTCGCCCGCTGA
- the cbiB gene encoding adenosylcobinamide-phosphate synthase CbiB, producing MSHAEMLLVALALDALFGEPEWLWSRVPHPVVAMGRALARAETALNHGPARRARGVAVVLGLGAAAALLGGLIAALPDAGLLEAVAAATLLAQRSLADHVSAVAGALARSLPEGRLAVSRIVGRDVTALDGPGVARAAIESAAENFSDGVIAPAVWFLLLGLPGLALYKLVNTADSMIGHMSPRYREFGWAAARLDDAMNWAPARLTGGLICLAARSTAAWRGMRAEARQHASPNAGWPEAAMAGALGVALAGPRSYEGRAVAAPWMNSGGSRTPGPRDIARAVALTWRAWGIVLLALGLLALAG from the coding sequence ATGTCACATGCCGAAATGCTGCTGGTGGCGCTGGCGCTGGACGCGCTGTTCGGCGAACCGGAGTGGCTGTGGTCACGCGTGCCGCACCCGGTGGTGGCGATGGGCCGCGCGCTGGCCCGCGCCGAGACCGCGCTGAACCACGGCCCGGCACGCCGGGCGCGCGGGGTGGCGGTGGTCCTCGGTCTCGGTGCCGCCGCGGCGCTCCTGGGCGGGCTGATCGCCGCGCTGCCGGATGCGGGGCTGCTGGAGGCCGTGGCCGCCGCCACGCTGCTGGCCCAGCGCAGCCTGGCCGACCATGTCTCCGCCGTGGCCGGGGCGCTGGCGCGCAGCCTGCCCGAGGGACGGCTGGCGGTGTCGCGCATCGTCGGGCGTGACGTGACGGCGCTGGACGGGCCGGGCGTGGCGCGCGCGGCCATCGAGAGCGCGGCGGAGAATTTCTCCGACGGGGTGATCGCCCCGGCCGTCTGGTTCCTTCTCCTCGGCCTGCCGGGGCTGGCGCTCTACAAGCTGGTGAACACCGCCGATTCGATGATCGGCCATATGAGCCCGCGCTATCGGGAGTTCGGCTGGGCCGCCGCCCGGCTCGACGACGCGATGAACTGGGCGCCCGCGCGGCTCACCGGCGGGCTGATCTGCCTCGCGGCCCGCAGCACGGCGGCCTGGAGGGGGATGCGCGCGGAGGCGCGCCAGCACGCCTCGCCCAATGCCGGCTGGCCGGAGGCGGCGATGGCCGGAGCGCTCGGCGTGGCGCTGGCCGGCCCGCGCAGCTACGAGGGCCGCGCCGTGGCGGCGCCCTGGATGAACTCGGGCGGCAGCCGCACCCCCGGCCCGCGCGACATCGCCCGTGCCGTCGCCCTCACCTGGCGGGCCTGGGGCATCGTGCTGCTCGCGCTCGGGCTGCTGGCGCTGGCGGGCTGA
- a CDS encoding aminotransferase class I/II-fold pyridoxal phosphate-dependent enzyme, with protein sequence MTGHPSSSPERDHGGGRDAAAALWGGRPEEWLDLSTGINPRPFPLPPLPDTAWTRLPDRGAFAALEAAARAFWAVPDSHAVLPAAGASALIAALPRLRAPGRAHVPGPTYNEHAAAFRAAGWQVEDGPLAARPGPGDTTVLVHPNNPDGRLWQASAAGPGPLIVDESFADAQAGCALPHGRQITLKSFGKFWGLAGLRLGFAIGPAAALAPLGAALGPWAVSGPALEIGTAALSDRAWAAATRQRLAQDAARLDTLLGSAGLRVTGGTPLFRLAACPDAAACVRALARARVLVRRFPWSDTLLRFGLPGTEAEWERLRAALAAR encoded by the coding sequence ATGACCGGCCACCCCTCCTCCTCCCCGGAGCGCGACCATGGCGGCGGGCGCGACGCTGCCGCCGCGCTCTGGGGCGGGCGGCCGGAGGAGTGGCTCGACCTCTCGACCGGGATCAACCCCCGCCCCTTCCCGCTGCCGCCGCTTCCCGACACGGCCTGGACCCGGCTGCCCGATCGCGGCGCCTTCGCGGCGCTGGAGGCGGCCGCCCGGGCCTTCTGGGCCGTGCCGGACAGCCACGCGGTGCTGCCGGCCGCCGGTGCCTCCGCGCTGATCGCGGCGCTGCCCCGGCTCCGCGCGCCCGGCCGCGCGCATGTTCCCGGCCCCACCTACAACGAGCACGCCGCCGCCTTCCGCGCCGCGGGCTGGCAGGTGGAGGACGGCCCGCTCGCCGCGCGGCCCGGCCCGGGGGACACCACCGTGCTGGTCCACCCCAACAATCCCGACGGCCGCCTCTGGCAGGCAAGCGCCGCCGGGCCCGGCCCGCTCATCGTCGACGAGAGCTTCGCGGATGCGCAGGCCGGCTGCGCGCTGCCGCATGGCCGGCAGATCACCCTGAAGAGCTTCGGCAAGTTCTGGGGCCTCGCCGGGCTGCGCCTCGGCTTCGCCATCGGCCCGGCGGCGGCGCTGGCCCCGCTCGGCGCCGCGCTCGGCCCCTGGGCCGTCTCCGGCCCGGCGCTGGAGATCGGCACCGCCGCGCTCTCCGACCGGGCCTGGGCGGCGGCCACCCGGCAGCGGCTGGCGCAGGATGCCGCCCGGCTCGACACGCTGCTCGGCTCGGCCGGGCTGCGCGTGACGGGCGGCACGCCGCTCTTCCGCCTCGCCGCCTGCCCCGATGCGGCCGCCTGCGTCCGGGCGCTGGCCCGCGCGCGGGTGCTGGTGCGGCGCTTTCCCTGGTCCGACACGCTGCTGCGCTTCGGCCTGCCGGGCACGGAGGCGGAGTGGGAGCGGCTTCGCGCCGCGCTCGCCGCGCGCTGA
- a CDS encoding DUF1636 family protein — MQTVITICDTCRFSEAEKLSPDGETGGALLAAMIERGADGETVAVRRHSCLMGCERHCNVALSAPGKLTYVLGRFLPEAEAAEAIVDFARQHALSESGQVPFRAWPQGVKGHFVARIPPLPAP; from the coding sequence ATGCAGACCGTGATCACCATTTGCGACACCTGCCGCTTCTCCGAGGCGGAGAAGCTCTCGCCGGATGGCGAGACCGGCGGGGCCCTGCTCGCTGCCATGATCGAGCGCGGCGCGGACGGCGAAACCGTCGCCGTGCGCCGCCATTCCTGCCTGATGGGCTGCGAGCGGCACTGCAACGTCGCCCTCTCTGCGCCCGGCAAGCTCACCTACGTGCTCGGACGCTTCCTGCCCGAGGCGGAGGCCGCCGAGGCGATCGTGGATTTCGCCCGCCAGCACGCGCTGAGCGAGAGCGGCCAGGTGCCGTTCCGCGCCTGGCCCCAGGGGGTGAAGGGGCATTTCGTCGCGCGCATTCCGCCGCTGCCGGCGCCATGA
- a CDS encoding DUF1800 domain-containing protein, whose translation MSISTATLATLRYGYGFRPGETPPSGAADLLAQLDAPDPMIARDLPAIADFYEKLKTRQRAVKANVKDGDGAVSDDLKAANEALRTLRDPLQARRILSPALSPQGFRERLVAFWADHFTVISQGLTLSTLGPLMVETSIRPHVAGKFDEMLIACTLDPAMLIYLDQNVSFGPGSPAGERNKRGLNENLAREVLELHTLGVGGSYTQADVIQFAELLTGYTVMPMEGMVFAANRAEPGAETVLGASYGGKKPNPDDAKNFLRDLARKPDTARHIARKLVVHFVSDTPRDDHVAQVAEAWGDGGDLKAVYAALLDHEAAWAPQLVKARQPLDYSVACLRAFDAVSFEKRRPKLAQQTKRFLRLMGQPLMEPGGPNGWPEEVDAWLTPQGLAGRIRYAKFLSQHYGRKTDPRTFLQDTLQDAADDKLTFAVSAAEQKWEGISLTLLSPVFNRR comes from the coding sequence ATGTCCATCAGCACTGCGACCCTTGCGACCCTGCGATACGGTTACGGTTTCCGACCCGGGGAGACCCCGCCCTCCGGCGCCGCCGACCTGCTGGCCCAGCTTGACGCACCCGACCCGATGATCGCGCGGGATCTCCCCGCGATCGCGGACTTCTACGAGAAGCTCAAGACCCGTCAGCGCGCGGTGAAGGCGAACGTGAAGGACGGCGACGGCGCCGTCTCGGACGATCTCAAGGCCGCGAACGAGGCCCTGCGCACGCTGCGCGACCCGCTGCAGGCCCGGCGCATCCTGTCGCCCGCGCTGTCGCCGCAGGGCTTTCGCGAGCGACTGGTGGCGTTCTGGGCCGATCACTTCACCGTGATCTCGCAGGGGCTCACCCTCAGCACGCTGGGGCCGCTGATGGTCGAGACCTCCATCCGCCCCCATGTGGCGGGCAAGTTCGACGAGATGCTCATCGCCTGCACGCTGGACCCGGCGATGCTGATCTACCTCGACCAGAACGTCTCCTTCGGTCCGGGCTCGCCGGCGGGGGAGCGCAACAAGCGCGGCCTGAACGAGAACCTCGCCCGCGAAGTGCTGGAGCTGCACACGCTCGGCGTGGGCGGCAGCTACACCCAGGCCGACGTGATCCAGTTCGCCGAGCTGCTCACCGGCTACACCGTGATGCCGATGGAGGGGATGGTCTTCGCCGCGAACCGCGCGGAGCCGGGGGCGGAGACCGTGCTCGGCGCCTCCTACGGCGGCAAGAAGCCGAACCCGGACGACGCGAAGAATTTCCTGCGCGACCTCGCCCGCAAGCCCGACACCGCGCGCCACATCGCCCGCAAGCTGGTGGTGCATTTCGTCTCCGACACGCCGCGGGACGACCATGTCGCCCAGGTGGCCGAGGCCTGGGGCGACGGCGGAGACCTGAAGGCGGTCTACGCCGCCCTGCTGGACCATGAGGCCGCCTGGGCCCCGCAACTGGTGAAGGCCCGCCAGCCGCTGGACTATTCCGTCGCCTGCCTGCGCGCCTTCGACGCGGTCTCCTTCGAGAAGCGCCGCCCCAAGCTTGCCCAGCAGACCAAGCGCTTCCTGCGCCTGATGGGCCAGCCGCTGATGGAGCCGGGCGGGCCGAACGGCTGGCCGGAGGAGGTGGACGCCTGGCTCACCCCGCAGGGGCTGGCGGGGCGCATCCGCTACGCGAAGTTCCTCTCCCAGCACTATGGCCGGAAGACCGACCCGCGCACCTTCCTGCAGGACACCCTGCAGGACGCGGCCGATGACAAGCTCACCTTCGCGGTCTCGGCCGCGGAGCAGAAGTGGGAGGGCATCTCGCTGACCCTCCTCTCCCCCGTGTTCAACCGCCGCTGA
- a CDS encoding DUF1501 domain-containing protein yields the protein MTRSFDPSRRRFLGTGLALGCSAAASPLFTPVTFAAVPGDNRLVVILLRGAMDSLDVVQPYGDKALAGMRPTLLTGEKGGASDLDGFYSLHPALNPLMPLWKAGELGFVHAVSTPYRDRRSHFDGQDLLENGSASPDGTLTPGRDGWLNRALGMIPGADVRTAFAVGQEDMLLLEGKAPVSEWSPDAQLDMSPQAHDLLDMIYAKDPVLKAASDAAFALANEESGAMEGENRLGPVPLARYTAEQLSRESRIAAFSLGGWDTHRAQGQTLPRALQQLADAIVTLKSGLGPVWERTTVVCVTEFGRTARENGSRGTDHGTGGAMILAGGAVKGGKVYGTWPGLSEGNLFEDRDLQPTDDMRRWLGWTLRDMFDIAPSDIESRVFPKLDMGKNPGFLA from the coding sequence ATGACCCGATCCTTCGATCCCAGCCGCCGCCGGTTCCTGGGAACCGGCCTCGCCCTTGGCTGTTCCGCCGCGGCGAGCCCGCTGTTCACCCCGGTCACCTTCGCCGCGGTGCCGGGCGACAACCGCCTCGTCGTCATCCTGCTGCGCGGGGCGATGGATTCGCTCGACGTGGTCCAGCCCTATGGCGACAAGGCCCTCGCGGGCATGCGCCCCACCCTGCTTACCGGCGAGAAGGGCGGCGCCTCCGATCTCGACGGCTTCTACTCCCTCCATCCGGCGCTGAACCCGCTCATGCCGCTGTGGAAGGCGGGCGAACTGGGCTTCGTGCACGCCGTCTCCACCCCCTACCGCGACCGCCGCTCCCATTTCGACGGCCAGGACCTGCTGGAGAACGGCAGCGCCAGCCCGGACGGCACCCTCACCCCCGGCCGTGACGGCTGGCTGAACCGCGCGCTGGGCATGATCCCGGGCGCGGACGTGCGCACCGCCTTCGCGGTGGGGCAGGAGGACATGCTGCTGCTGGAGGGGAAGGCGCCGGTCTCCGAGTGGTCGCCGGACGCGCAGCTGGACATGTCGCCCCAGGCGCATGACCTGCTGGACATGATCTACGCGAAGGACCCGGTGCTAAAGGCCGCGAGCGACGCCGCCTTCGCCCTCGCCAACGAGGAGAGCGGCGCGATGGAGGGCGAGAACCGGCTCGGCCCGGTGCCGTTGGCCCGCTACACCGCCGAGCAGCTCTCCCGCGAGAGCCGCATCGCGGCCTTCTCGCTCGGCGGCTGGGACACGCACCGCGCCCAGGGCCAGACCCTGCCGCGCGCGCTCCAGCAGCTCGCGGATGCCATCGTGACGCTGAAATCCGGCCTCGGCCCGGTGTGGGAGCGCACCACGGTGGTCTGCGTGACGGAGTTCGGCCGCACGGCGCGCGAGAACGGCTCGCGCGGCACCGACCACGGCACCGGCGGTGCGATGATCCTCGCCGGCGGGGCGGTGAAGGGCGGCAAGGTCTACGGCACCTGGCCGGGCCTCTCCGAAGGCAACCTCTTCGAGGACCGCGACCTGCAGCCCACCGACGACATGCGCCGCTGGCTGGGCTGGACCCTGCGCGACATGTTCGACATCGCCCCGTCCGACATCGAAAGCCGCGTCTTCCCCAAGCTTGACATGGGCAAGAACCCCGGCTTCCTCGCCTGA
- a CDS encoding GNAT family N-acetyltransferase, which produces MNDERPIGPPVLNWTPPPRPDHRPFDGRYARLEPLNPALHAAELHAAFAEDAGGMWDYMPVGPFADADAFRAWADTAAAGTDPLFWAIRDHESESWAGVFSLLRIAPEAGSIEIGYIAFAPRMQRSRAATEAVWMLMSWAFLAGYRRFEWKCNALNAASRRAAQRYGMSYEGVFRQAAVVKGHNRDTAWYACIDLEFPLLQTAFEGWLAEENFDAEGRQIRSLSALTAPILVARG; this is translated from the coding sequence ATGAACGATGAACGTCCGATCGGCCCTCCGGTTCTGAACTGGACCCCGCCGCCCCGCCCTGATCACCGGCCCTTCGACGGGCGATATGCGCGGCTCGAGCCGCTGAACCCGGCCCTGCACGCGGCTGAGCTCCACGCCGCCTTCGCCGAGGATGCCGGCGGCATGTGGGACTACATGCCCGTTGGGCCCTTTGCGGACGCCGATGCGTTTCGCGCCTGGGCCGACACCGCCGCCGCCGGCACGGACCCGCTGTTCTGGGCGATCCGCGACCATGAGAGCGAGAGCTGGGCCGGGGTGTTCTCCCTGCTGCGCATCGCGCCGGAGGCGGGCAGCATCGAGATCGGCTATATCGCCTTCGCGCCGCGCATGCAGCGCAGCCGGGCGGCCACCGAGGCGGTGTGGATGCTGATGTCCTGGGCCTTCCTGGCCGGCTACCGCCGCTTCGAGTGGAAGTGCAACGCGCTCAACGCCGCCTCCCGGCGCGCGGCCCAGCGCTACGGCATGAGCTACGAGGGCGTGTTCCGCCAGGCGGCGGTGGTCAAGGGCCATAACCGCGACACCGCCTGGTATGCCTGCATCGACCTGGAGTTCCCGCTCTTGCAGACCGCCTTCGAGGGTTGGCTGGCGGAGGAGAACTTCGATGCCGAGGGCCGGCAGATCCGCAGCCTCAGCGCGCTCACCGCACCCATCCTCGTGGCCCGCGGCTGA
- a CDS encoding nitroreductase family protein has translation MPAPRPEVLDFLLTRRSHPARSLTAPAPDRAALEGLLTAAARTPDHGMLVPWRFMVFRGAALARLAGEAAARAIALGKPEADVEKVRGVFAAAPLIVGVVSAPQVSPKIPEVEQRLSAGAVCLSLVNAALADGWGASWITGWAAFDPEFCAAQGLAQGEYFAGLVHIGTGSVAPAERPRPDLAAITEWVEA, from the coding sequence ATGCCCGCACCCCGCCCGGAAGTTCTGGACTTCCTGCTCACCCGCCGCTCCCACCCCGCCAGAAGCCTCACCGCCCCCGCGCCCGACAGGGCTGCGCTGGAGGGCCTGCTCACCGCCGCCGCCCGCACGCCGGACCATGGCATGCTGGTGCCGTGGCGCTTCATGGTGTTCCGCGGCGCCGCCCTGGCGCGGCTGGCCGGCGAGGCCGCGGCGCGGGCCATCGCGCTGGGCAAGCCGGAGGCGGATGTCGAGAAGGTGCGCGGCGTGTTCGCCGCCGCGCCGCTCATCGTCGGCGTGGTCTCGGCGCCGCAGGTCTCTCCGAAGATCCCGGAGGTGGAGCAGCGCCTGTCGGCCGGGGCCGTGTGCCTGTCGCTGGTCAACGCCGCCCTCGCAGACGGCTGGGGCGCGAGCTGGATCACCGGCTGGGCCGCCTTCGACCCGGAGTTCTGCGCGGCCCAGGGGCTGGCGCAGGGGGAATATTTCGCCGGGCTGGTCCATATCGGCACCGGGAGCGTGGCCCCCGCCGAGCGCCCCCGCCCGGATCTCGCCGCCATCACCGAATGGGTGGAGGCATGA